The following are encoded together in the Phaseolus vulgaris cultivar G19833 chromosome 9, P. vulgaris v2.0, whole genome shotgun sequence genome:
- the LOC137821562 gene encoding uncharacterized protein, protein MATAAFKSTTKRIPVGASSTDDSASSSLHHRRSRSLSRPARHSFSSRDDDGGSDRHTPRGRFVNTVRGSVFPEISLDDLAIEFFESANRGRFGGSRTSESEASPAGAGASQRRGRSVSRKSSGAGDDRRSSVGGVGGVRPVADANSRRRRSVSVVRYQVSDSESDLDQSQNSRSRSKLKNTDVGNKLMHKPVASDQRPVLRKSLSQRDLRAYDGYSSHSSVLTDDEAATAHSNKSGIAKLRAVYAQKKVTPTDMDKGLHKPKQKVLRNMEPGQAVVKPRTSTLSTGDHLLSSNSSIRSSYETELEQSEKRKQELLAEIVYEEQRGRELSKIVNELIPSKEDNHIQNPSTTRKRGNDRSRVSMRLTEEAERYIEDFISNIEDTDISSLDGERSDASSSIGGLIKPETFNSPPVTVPRSLPVLMDGVTLPWLQWETGNDPSSMTSMNKARMAVTPKTSSSTQENIKVQDQGSSISISSRGSWSPDYLQEYVGKDVYNKFGEAYCYTEQSLSGKSKGLRYDMDDYLKVKKSNEDLLIESWMQRRRINSGSLLLCSLRLF, encoded by the exons ATGGCCACCGCGGCATTCAAATCCACCACCAAGAGAATTCCCGTCGGAGCCTCCTCCACCGACGACTCCGCCTCCTCCTCCCTCCACCACCGCCGATCCCGGAGCCTCAGCCGCCCCGCCCGCCACTCCTTCTCCTCTCGCGACGACGACGGCGGCTCCGATCGCCACACTCCGAGAGGCCGCTTCGTCAACACCGTCCGCGGCTCCGTTTTCCCGGAGATCAGCCTCGACGATCTCGCCATCGAGTTCTTCGAGTCCGCTAACCGCGGCCGCTTCGGCGGTTCCAGAACCTCCGAGTCGGAGGCCAGTCCCGCCGGCGCCGGCGCGTCGCAGCGGCGAGGGAGGTCCGTTTCGAGGAAGAGCTCCGGAGCCGGCGATGATAGAAGGAGCAGTGTTGGCGGTGTCGGTGGGGTAAGACCGGTCGCCGATGCGAATTCGAGAAGACGGAGATCGGTATCGGTGGTTCGGTATCAAGTTAGCGATTCCGAG AGTGACCTGGATCAATCTCAAAATTCTAGAAGCCGTTCAAAACTGAAAAATACTGATGTTGGGAACAAGCTAATGCATAAGCCAGTTGCTTCAGATCAAAGACCAGTGCTCAGAAAATCCCTTAGTCAGAGGGATTTGAGGGCGTATGATGGCTACTCT AGTCATTCTTCTGTTCTCACTGATGATGAAGCAGCAACAGCTCACTCTAATAAAAGTGGAATTGCGAAACTACGGGCAGTCTATGCACAGAAAAAG GTGACACCTACTGACATGGATAAAGGATTgcacaaaccaaagcagaaaGTATTAAGGAATATGGAACCTGGGCAG GCTGTGGTAAAACCGAGGACCTCAACTTTATCCACAGGTGATCACTTGTTATCAAGCAATTCTTCAATCAGAAGTAGCTACGAAACTGAACTGGAACAG TCAGAGAAGCGAAAACAAGAATTATTAGCTGAAATAGTGTATGAGGAGCAGCGAGGCAGAGAACTTTCTAAGATTGTTAATGAATTGATTCCTTCTAAAGAGGACAATCATATACAAAATCCATCGACAACCAGGAAG AGAGGTAATGACAGAAGCCGAGTGTCAATGCGCTTGACTGAGGAGGCTGAGAGATATATTGAggattttatttcaaatattgaaGATACAGATATTTCATCACTTGATGGTGAAAGGAGTGATGCAAGCTCATCCATTGGAGGACTAATAAAACCTGAAACATTTAATAGTCCTCCAGTCACTGTGCCTAGATCTCTTCCTGTTTTGATGGATGGAGTTACATTGCCATGGTTGCAATGGGAGACAGGTAATGATCCTTCTTCTATGACAAGCATGAATAAGGCACGTATGGCGGTCACTCCAAAAACTTCAAGTTCTACTCAG GAAAACATCAAAGTACAAGATCAAGGTAGCAGCATTTCTATCAGTAGTCGTGGAAGCTGGAGCCCTGATTACCTTCAGGAGTATGTTGGAAAAGATGTATACAATAAATTTGGAGAAGCTTATTGTTACACAGAGCAGTCATTATCAGGTAAATCCAAAGGATTGAGGTATGATATGGATGATTACCTCAAAGTTAAAAAAAGCAATGAAGATTTGTTGATTGAGAGTTGGATGCAACGGCGTAGAATTAATTCAGGCAGTCTCCTATTGTGTAGCCTAAGATTATTTTAG
- the LOC137822343 gene encoding glyceraldehyde-3-phosphate dehydrogenase, cytosolic: MGKVKIGINGFGRIGRLVARVALQRDDVELVAVNDPFITTDYMTYMFKYDSVHGQWKHHDVTVKDSKTLLFGEKAVTVFGHRNPDEIPWGETGADIVVESTGVFTDKDKAAAHLKGGAKKVIISAPSKDAPMFVVGVNEHEYKAELDIISNASCTTNCLAPLAKVINDRFGIVEGLMTTVHSITATQKTVDGPSAKDWRGGRAASFNIIPSSTGAAKAVGKVLPSLNGKLTGMAFRVPTVDVSVVDLTVRLEKSATYEDIKKAIKEESEGKLKGILGYTEDDVVSTDFVGDSRSSIFDAKAGIALNDNFVKLVMWYDNEWGYSSRVIDLLVHVAKISL; encoded by the exons ATGG GCAAGGTCAAGATCGGAATCAACG GATTTGGAAGAATTGGGCGTTTGGTGGCCAGGGTGGCTCTTCAGAGAGACGATGTGGAACTCGTTGCCGTTAACGATCCCTTCATCACCACCGATTACATG ACATACATGTTTAAATACGACAGTGTTCATGGACAATGGAAGCATCACGATGTCACCGTTAAGGACTCCAAGACCCTTCTCTTTGGTGAGAAGGCAGTCACTGTTTTTGGACACAG GAACCCCGATGAGATCCCATGGGGTGAGACCGGAGCTGATATCGTTGTTGAGTCCACCGGAGTTTTCACCGACAAGGACAAGGCCGCCGCACATTTGAAG GGTGGCGCTAAGAAGGTTATTATTTCCGCACCCAGTAAGGATGCTCCCATGTTTGTTGTTGGTGTTAACGAGCACGAGTACAAGGCAGAGCTTGATATCATCTCCAATGCCAGCTGCACAACCAACTGCCTTGCTCCACTCGCCAAG GTTATTAATGACAGATTTGGTATTGTTGAGGGTTTGATGACCACAGTTCATTCCATCACTG CTACCCAGAAGACTGTTGATGGACCATCAGCCAAAGACTGGAGAGGTGGAAGAGCTGCTTCATTTAACATCATTCCTAGCAGCACTGGAGCTGCCAAG GCTGTTGGGAAAGTCCTCCCTTCTTTGAATGGAAAATTGACTGGAATGGCATTCCGAGTTCCCACCGTGGATGTCTCCGTTGTTGACCTCACAGTGAGGCTGGAGAAGAGTGCCACCTATGAGGACATTAAAAAGGCTATCAA GGAGGAATCAGAGGGCAAGTTGAAGGGAATCCTTGGTTACACTGAAGATGATGTGGTCTCCACCGATTTTGTGGGTGACAGCAG ATCAAGTATTTTTGATGCCAAGGCTGGAATAGCATTGAACGATAATTTTGTGAAGCTGGTCATGTGGTATGACAATGAGTGGGGATACAG CTCACGTGTGATTGATCTGCTTGTTCACGTTGCCAAGATCTCTCTTTAA